AAGGAATAAATAAAATGTCACTGCATCTCGAATCGCtgaactttttttcttttttttgtattTGTACTTCCATTTGGATCTATAAAATTCAAATTATTCCGAGCATACAGAAGAAAGGTTCTTAGTAATTTGCTACATGAAGAGGAACATGTTATTACTTTGTACAGCTCTCCATCCTTTGGCACCTTACTAGTCAGGAACTAAATGTCATTTAAACCCTTTAATTGACGAGACAAGGGTTCAAGCCTACAATTGCTGTCTGCAATGCCAGCAGTTTTAACTGACTGGCAAAATCATTTTGAGTGAAAGGCTGGAAAGCAGGCTGCAGTTGATGAGAATCCCTTCCATCACACCAGTAAATTGCTCTGTCAGTGCTCATGCCAGAATCCAATATTGTGATTCCGGATACTGTGACAGCAAGGTTCCAAGAAGTGTATATTTAATGGAGTGCGGGTCTTGCTTCAGTGCTTCAGAGAGGTCATTTGCCACTTAGAAATTCTTCCCTGGCAAAATTGCTTCTTTATTGCTTGGTGTAGAAAAGGAACCGTGGCCCATTTTGATGAAGGTCACCATGTTTGAAATTTACAGATTTTCATTTCAACCCTCTTTGCAAGAAAATGGTTGGTGACTTGTAAATACACAAAGCACCATTTGCTGTTGCCTTCACACACGTttgaaatggaatataaaaatatatTCTCATTATTTGACTTTACCTTGAACTCCCTCTAATTTTGAATTGTTTTTACTTCCCTTTTGTGGTCATTTTAATTGAGGAAATATTTAGCAGTTAACACAATGGATTGGAATTTCGGATTTTCTCTTTTAgccgtgtgtttttatttttctgacgCTCTTCACCTCATTCAGAGTTATCCTGTTTCCTATGAATTACTGAAATACCACACTGACAAGTTACTAATAGGTTCCAGATTTAAAAAGCTATATTGAAAGTTTAAATTTAAAAATCTGCTCCATTTTGACAGTGTATATGTAATTAGTGTAAACAGCAGACTTCTTATTCTGAGTGGTTTAAATATGACCTTTCTTGTGAATTTTGAGTATTTTTAGAACCTGAGTAACTTTCTGAGATCACAAAGGCTTTGTTTTTACTGTATATTTTTAGCAACTGGGAGCTGTGTTTGCCATCTTGTCTCATACAGTTAATAATAATAGTTTGTCAAGTACAAGGACATTGGATTTTTGTGGCAAGATGTTACAGTTTTACTATTTTGCGAGTTTAAATGTCAAAAAAGGAGATGGGGGCATTTTTATTCAAATTGAAATGTTTTGGAAATTACTTTCACTTTTGGGCACGGGCTAATAGGAAAAAGCCAGATTGCATCTTCGATTTAAAACTTTAAAGTAAATAATGTCAACCTACAGCAGCTCATAAAATCACTTAAAACCCCATTCTTTTTTAAAGAGCCAGGATAATATACAAGCATAAGAAAACATTTGGACAGTCAGGTCAATGTTTTTAAAAGTTTTATTTTCTTAAAGGATGCTGTTGAAGTTTAGATCTCCACAATGCGACGGAAGGATCCGACAGCAGCCACAATGGCGCCCCAGTCACTGTATCTCCTGTATTCACCGGGCTTCAGGAAGTACTGTCGGCCTCTGTAGTTGGGATGTTCATAGAAGGTCCAGTAACCGTCCATCACATGGCAGGAGTGGATGTCGTGATGGTGGAAACGATCGTAGATAGATGGACAGTCATCCATGAATTCCATCATCTGTCCTCCAAAGTTAGGCCTCTCGTGAATCTTTATTTTGTATGAAGCCCCACTAACCTATGGGGGGAAACATTTTATTTCTTATTCAGTATAGTTCCAATACAATTTCACACACAGTTACTGGAATTCATTATTCTTCAATCAAACATAtcggcctggattctccattcaaCATCACTCCGATCGAAAAttctgatcgggtggagaatggggcgAGGAGAGAGAAATGGGTTTGACACCCGGCTGTGTGAAGTTGAATGGAATTCATAGGCTTCTAcaggatttgaagccctttcaagtgtacCTGGCTTTTGTAGAAGTTTCTGAAATTTGTAACAGCTGCTGATTCAAACACTTTTGTCTGGGGAAGGGATGTTAGGGAAGGGCATGTGACAAAGTATGTGAACCCGCCTGGTCTGCTCTTCACCTTTCATGCAGGGGTCACTGATGAAGGTCTCTGATGGCGTTCTCTGATGGGAGGTCTGATGGGCACTACGTTGGGGGTTCTTATGGGGggaggatgtctgatgggggtgtctgatgtgtGTCTCTGACGGGTATCTCTGAGGGGCGTCTCTGATGTGTGTCTCTGAGGGGGTCTCTGATGTGTGTCTCtgaggaggtctctgatggggatctctgatagaGGTCTCTGAtgtaggtctctgatgggggtctctgataggggtttttatgggggggggaggatctctgatgggggtttctgatatggGTCTCCCTGGGGATCTCtgaggggttctctgatggggatctctgatgggggtctctgatgtgggtctctgatggggatcacAGATAGGGGTTCTTATGGGGGGGGAggatctctgatggggtttctgatgggtgtctctgatggggatctctgagggggtctctgatgtaggtctctgatgggggtctctgatgtgtgtctctgatggggatctctgagggGGTTTCTGATGtgcgtctctgatgggggtctctgatgtgtgtctctgatggggatctctggtaGGGGTTCTTGTGGGGGGggaggatctctgatgggggtttctgatgtgggtctctgatggggatctctgagggGGTCTCTGATGTGTGTCTCtgaggaggtctctgatggggatctctgatgggggttcttatgggggggagggtctctgatgggggtttctgatgtgggtctccgatgggggtctctgatgggggtctctgaggaggtctctgatggggatctctgatgtgtgtctctgagggggtctctgatggggtctctgatgtgggtctctgagggggtctctgatggggtctctgatgtgggtctctgagggggtctctgagggggtctctgatgggatctctgatggggatctctgaggtgggtctctgatggggtctctgatggggtctctgatgtgggtctctgaggggggtctctgaggggggcctctgatggggtttctgatggggatctctgatgggggttctTATGGGGGATCTCtgagggggtctctgatgtgggtctctgaggggggtctctgatgggttcaATAATGGAGATCTCTGTTGGGGGTTTTATGGgggggatgtctgatgggggttctgatgtgggtctctgagggggtctctgatggggatctctgaggggggtctctgattgggtctctgatggggtctctgagggggtctctgatggggatctctgaggggggtctctgattgggtctctgatggggtctctgatggggtctctgatggggatctctgatggagtctctaatgggggtctctgatgggggtctctgatgtgggactctgaggggggcctctgatgtgggtctctgagggGGGCCTctgagggggtctctgatggggatctctgtggggggttctTATGGGGGGATCTCTGAGGGGGTCTCTGATGTGTGTCTCtgaggggtctctgatgtgggtctctgagggggtctctgatgaggtctctgatgggggatctctgttggggtttCTTATTGTGGGGgcgctctgatgtgggtctctaatgtgggtctctgagggggtctctgatggggtctctattGGGGTTtcttatgggggttctctgatggggtctctgatgtgggtctctgattggGATCTCTGATGTGCGTCTCTGATGTGGATCTCTGAGGGGGTCTCTgagaaggggtctctgatgggggtctctgattgggatctctgatgtgggtctctgatgggggtctctgaggggggtctctgatgggggtctctgaggggggtctctgatgggggtctctgaggggggtctctgatgtgggtctctgagggggtctctgatgtgggtctctgagagggggtctctgatgggggtctctgagggggtctctgatgtgggtctctgagggggtctctgatgtgggtctctgaggggggtctctgatgtgggtctctgagagggggtctctgatgggggtctctgagagggggtctctgatgggggtctctgagggggtctctgatggggttctctGGTGGGTTTTTctaatgtgggtctctgatgggatctctgatggggtctctgagggggtctctgagggggtctctgagagggtctctgatggggtctctgatgggcgtctctgatgggggtctaatAATGGTCTGATAGGGGGTCCTCTGAGGGGTTCTGAAAGAGGGTTGTTGGGGTGGTCATAAGGGTATTACGTCACCCTCATGCATGTTGCTGCGGAAGGGTGACCCGTTATTCCAGTGATGGGTGGGTAGGATGGCCCTACTTGTCAGTGGGGGgcaggcaggatttgcattgtggggggcagGGTGTTTGCCGCCGAATCTTGGTATCCAGCCGCCCGCCCAAAATGGTGCCCCGACAAAGAAATGTTAATGGGGAGAGACTTGCATACCCGCCCCATTCCTAGAGCCAGCAGAGACCAGTAGGTTCCAGAACAGAGAAGCTCGGTCATCCTTTCAACATAAATGACACACAGACAACCACCAAAAGTAACTCTCATCAATGAAAAGTGGGTATTACCAGGTGgcccctcctccagaggtccccaccatcacagaccccagccttcagccaattcagttcactccatgtgatatcaagaaatggctgaaggcactgaatactacaaatgctatgggccctgacaatatcaggCAACAGTATTGAAGAGTTGTGCTCTAGACCTTGCCGGACCTCTAGTTCTAgcagttccagtatagctacaacaccggCATCTACCCGGTGATGTGGAAAATTGTTCAGGCATGTCCCAtgcacaaaaagcaggataaatccaacccgaccaattacCGTCCCGTTAGCCTACTCAAtcaccagtaaagtgatggaagggggtcatcagcagtgctatcaagtggcacatacttcgcaataacctgctcactgacgctcagttttggTTCTGCCATGGtcaccagccttggttcaaacatggacaaaagagctgaacaccagaggtgaggtgagagtgactgcccttgatatcaaggcagcatttaatcaagtacggcatcaaggagccctagctaaactggagtcagtgggaatcaagggggaaactctccactggttggagttatatctggcacaaaggaagatggttgtggctgttgaaGATCAGTCATCTCAGTCTCCAGACATCacagcagaagttcctcagggtagtgtcctaggcccaaccaacttcagctgcttcatcaataaccttccttccaatATAAGGTCAGATGCAGGGATGTTCGTTGATGTTTGCACAATGATCAGCATCGTTTGCGACTCCTCagctaatgaaacagtccatgtgcaAATACAGCAagtcctgaacaatatccaggcttggactgaaacgtggcaagttacattcacaccacagatgtgccaggcaatgaccatctccaataagagtgaATCAAACCATcatcacttgacattcaatggcattaccaccactgaatctcccactatcaacatcctggaggttaccattgaccagaaactgaactggactagccatataaatactgtggctgcaagagcaggtcagaggctaggaatcctgtggtgagtaacacaCCACCTGAGTTCCCAaagctaccatctacaaggcacaagtcaggagtgtgatcaacttgcctggatgagtgcagctccaacaacactcaagaagctaaacACTATCCAAAACAAAGCAACTCGCTTGATtcctcccccttccacaagcattcaaaccctccaccactgatgcacagtagcagccgtgtgtaccatctacaagatgcactgtagtaactcaccaatgctctttaggcagcacattccaaacccacaaccactaccatctagaaggacaagggcagcagatacatgggaacaccactacttgGAAGTtcccgtccaactcactcaccatcctgacttggaaagatattgctgttccttcactgtcgctgggtcaagatcctggaactgcctccctaataatgcagtgggtgtacctacaccacatggactgcagcagttcaagaagacaactcaccaccaccttctcaaggacagttagggatgggcaacaaatgctggcctaaccagcgaagccacaTCCtgcaaaaataaattaaaataaaaagaaactgaacttgactaacTATATAAGgaagtggagctggagctggatgaactgcagatcatccgggaagcagagggggtgattgagaggagttacagggaggtagccacacccaatgtGCAGGACAAGAGTGCAGACTTGGGTTACAATCAGGGAAGGAAAAGGAAcggacagacagtgcagggatcccccgtggccgttccccatcaaaacaagtgtaccgttttggatgctgttgggggggatgacctaccagtggAAGGCCCTAGCAACCaggactctggcactgagcctggctctgtggctcagaaatgaaggagggagaatagaaaagcaatagtgaaagGAGACGCAATGGTtcggggaacggataggagattctgtggtcgcgaataagactcccggaaggtatgttgcctcccaggtgccagggtcagggatgtcttggatcgagtatacaggattcttaagggagagggggagcaaccagaagtcgtggtgcacataggcaccaacgacatagtttaaaaaaagggatgaggatctaaaaaatgATTTTAGGGAGAGAGGAATATACCCTTTTTAAAGTTACTTTTGAGTCTGTTTTCGCCAccttttcaggcaatgcattccagattgtGACAATTCCTGCATTAAAAAATTCTCGTTAATCTTCCTTTTGGTTCCTTTGCCAATTaacttaaatctatgtcctctacTTGCTGGCCCATCCACATGCATTGAACCCAGTTTTTCCTTTTCTAATCCATCAAAACCCCTGATAATTTTGAACATTGAAATTAAATCTTCCCTTAACCTTCTCTGTGTTAAGGAGAACAATCACAATCACAATTTAGCTGGTCTGGTGAGAAACTGAAATCAATTATCCCTGGTACCATCCggaaaatctgctctgcaccttcttcaCAACCTTGATATCTTTCCTAAAACATTGAGCCTGGAAATGCACACAACACCACAGATGAAGCTTATTATAATTTATAATAAGATATTTATATATACGTCCTTTGCTGATTCCTCTGATAAATCTTCATTGGGCTTTCATCATTTGAAGCTTTTGTAGGGAGTTTAAAGTGACATTTTACAAAATTAGACTATATTTCTCCCTGTTCCTCTTTTGATTAATATCTGCAAAGAAATCATGTTCAGTATGAAAAGTGTTCCTTGTGCTGTGCTCTTTATAGTCTTCTTAGTGATGAGAAGGTGACAAATCTGTATATTTCTTGCACATTACATGGGTTAAATATTAGTTTTTATCCATATGGAAAGCATATGAGCAATAGTTAAACGTTATACTTCACCCATACAGGTGGAATCTAATTAAAAATGATAATCATATAGCATCACTTACATAGCTATACGTGCGACATGACTTGATATTGTCATTGAATCCCATCCAGCGCTGGTAGTCAGGATATTCCCCTTTGCTCAGAACATACTGGTATCCCATGTAATTGGGTCTCTCATACATCACCCACCAGTCACTCTCAACACGGATGGAGTTACAGCGGCTGAAGTAAGGGGACAGGTCAGCACACTCACTGCTGCACTCATAGTGCCGACCCTGGAAGTTCCTGTCCTCGTAAAAGACAATCTGCAGTATTAGAAATAAGTTAGCTAGGCTGGAGCATTACTAATTTTAACAGAACAAATAGCTCAGAAAGGAATTATTTTTACCTTAACCATTTTGATGACACTACCATAACTTTTGTTCTGTGCCAGGAGTTGGAGATCATGGCTTTTTATAGATCCATGATTTGTTATTTCATTGAAGAATTCCAAGTCAGCAGATTCTTCCACGAAATGTCTTGGACTCTTTGTTGGCACTCACTTGACTTATCGATGCATAAAGTACAGGCCAAGTATGAAGTCTTTGTTCAATAGATTTACCATGGCAAGTCACGAACACACTGTATTTTCTATTTGAAAATAAAATATTGAAGATCCTTAAGTACTGGGGGTAATTAAAAGTGGTCTATTTAACGAGACAAAATGCATCATTAGAAACAGAACTCTTTTATCAAAGCAGAATATTTGGAATTTATAAATATGCAAGGAATGTATAGGCAGTATTTTTGTTATTATTACACAATGAATCAAGTTGCAGCAACAAATGGAGTGTTTTATGGAATTAGTTTTatagtacagaaacaggccattttccCCAATGGGCCTATGCTGGAGAGTAAGTTCCACACAAACCTCCTTCTCGATCAACACAAGCTTCTATAGTTTTCTTCCTCATGTACATATCTAGTTTCACCTTTAAAGCATCTATGGttggcagggtgacacagtggttagcactgttgtctcacagtgccagggacctgggttcaattccagccttgggtggctgtgtggagtttgcacattcttcccatgtctgcatgggtttcctctgggtgctccattttcctcccacatgtgaaggttaggtagattggccatgataaaattgccaaggaaggtgcgttaatGATGGGGTCAAACAGGTCAAGAGTATTAACCTACAAATCCTGCCAACACGTCAATGACTGActttaagagcgggagagactcctggtcagccatgcttgatgcggaGTGGCATCCCTCAATGTATAAGCCTCTAGTGACAGACTAAGAACTGATTTCAGCCATTACCAGCTGTGAAACCTTAGTGCACCAAAGATCTGGGAAGAGGAT
This genomic window from Scyliorhinus torazame isolate Kashiwa2021f chromosome 2, sScyTor2.1, whole genome shotgun sequence contains:
- the LOC140393319 gene encoding gamma-crystallin S-1-like gives rise to the protein MVKIVFYEDRNFQGRHYECSSECADLSPYFSRCNSIRVESDWWVMYERPNYMGYQYVLSKGEYPDYQRWMGFNDNIKSCRTYSYVSGASYKIKIHERPNFGGQMMEFMDDCPSIYDRFHHHDIHSCHVMDGYWTFYEHPNYRGRQYFLKPGEYRRYSDWGAIVAAVGSFRRIVEI